Part of the Sulfurovum sp. TSL6 genome, AAGAATTTACTGCCTGCTAATTGATCAGTCCTCTTTCTCTCAGCCACTCCCTACTGATCTTTACTAATTTTTTTGTCAATTCAGGTTTACGTGGATGCATATGACCTTCATCAAGAATCACAACCGTTTTAGGCTGCGGTACCATTCGATGCAGCTTTTCCCAACTGTATCTTGAGACCTGATCATCTCTTGTACCATTGATGAGAAGAAATTCATTATTCATATAGGGTAAATGACGTACTGGTTCTATACTATAGATAGCCGTTTCACCAAGCAATGCAGCAATTGAGCGCCATGGCGAATCAATTTTATCCATATTCATGTAGAGAAGATCAGATATGTCTGCACCTGCATAGGCGATAACACCTGGATTTAGTACTTCATCATGGCTGTCAGCCAGATGGTAGATCGCTGGTAAAAACATCGCACCAAAGCTAAAACCTGCAAATGTAACACGCCCTTTCTCTGTCCACGGTTGTTTGGACACCCATTTATGTAAGGCCACTACTTGAGCCGGTACGTTCAACATCGATTTTCTAATCACGGGGATCTCAACAATTGGTGTGCCTTCATACCAATACTCCGGTGTGTAAGGATATTTAAAGATGACATAAATATTTTCTCCCGGATCATGTATGAGTCTAAAAATATCTGCATCTACTTCAAGACCACCCAAAATAATGACAACAGGAATCCCTTCCTTAGGAATAACTGTCGGCTCAGAAATAATTGCTTTGATATTTCCCAGGTATTCCGTTGTCAAAACAATATGGCGGTATGTCCGTTCAGGAATCTCATCTAGTGTTAGGTTATATCTAATATCATGAGAGAGTTCAACTTTACCAGAGTAAAAATCGATGCCTGCCAGGGCATCACGGTTTCGCTCCCAAAGTACCCAGCTACCAAAGACTAGAAAAAGTATCAAAAAGATGGAAAGTAGTCCGAGTAAAATTACTTTTGCAATTGCAAAGAGTGAAACTTTCATTTCTTAATCTTGATGTTGGCTATTTATCATCACATCATCCTTTTATAAAGCTTTGAAATTTATTCCGTGAATTCAAATCTCTTCATACTCCAGTTCAAAGTGATATTCTGAAAAATTCCTCTCAAGCATTTGTTCGATCTTTTCACGATATTGTGTAGATTTAAGAGAGTTTGGAGAGAGAAAAACAAAAGCAATATCAGCCTCTTTAGCATACTCACCACTTATATCCATCACTGACAGATTAAATGCCTTAAGCTTTTCTTTCATACTGTTGGTGACACTTCTTCGTCCTTTGAGTGATTGGACATATGGTAGTTCCAGATGAAGGATACAGCTACAGATGATCATAAGTCTCTCATATCTTTTTTTGTTTGCTCTTATTGGCAAAAAGCTTCAACTTCTCTTCTACAAGGTAATTGATACTCTCTTTTGGGAAATGACCGTTTGCATCTTTTGTACCGCTTACTTTACCTGTGAGTATCTCCAAGCCCTCATTCACACTCTCAATAGCATAGATCTTAAAGGTATCATTTTTTACTGCTTCCAACACTTCTTCTTTCAACATCAAATGCTTGACATTGGATGCAGGAATGATAATACCATGCGTTTTTTGACCATTGACTAAACTACAGATATCATAAATACCTTCTATTTTTTCATTGATCCCCCCTACTGCCTGAACCTGACCATTTTGATTGACTGAGCCGGTCACTGCAATGGACTGATCGAGCGCTACATCGCTTAATGAAGAGAGTAACGCAAAGAGCTCTGCACATGAAGCACTATCACCATCAATTCTTCCGTAGGATTGTTCAAAAACCAGTGTTGCGGTTATGCTTAAAGGGAAATCTTTTGCATAGGTAGCCGCCAAATAAGATGAAAGGATCATCATCCCCTTATCATGGGTCGGACCGCTGAGCTTTGCTTCTCTTTCTATATTTATCACACCGCCTTTACCCAGTCGAGTGAGTGCTGTGATCTTTGAAGGATTACCGAAAGAGAAGTTTCCAAGATCAAGTACAGCAACACCATTGATCTGACCTATAGCAGATCCTTCTGTCTTTATCAGTATGGTTCCTCTCTGGATCGCTTCATACATCTTATCTTTGATCCTGTCTGATCTTTCTATCTTCTCCATAATGGCTTGATCTATCTGTACTTTTGAAATATGATCCATATGTTCTTGAGAAGCGATAAAGTCAGCCTCATGTATCAGATCACTTAAACCTGCTAAATGTGTGGTGAGTTTTTGGCTGTCCTCAGCCATACGAGAACTGTATTCGATCACCTTGCCAACTGCCTGTTTATCCAATGGTAAAAGGCCATTATCTCTTGCTATCATACCTATCATTCTGGCATAAAGCTGAATATTATCATCATTCCTGTCTGTCTCATTTTCAAAATCAGCATTGATCTTAAAGAGTTCCCTAAATTCAGGATCATAATTATATAGGAGATAATAGAGTAATCTATCGCCTATAAGTACGATCTTTATATCCAGTTCAATGGTCTCAGGCTCCAAAGAAAGCGTACTTATCAAACTCAATGAACGAGCAAGCGGCTCTATACGGATCTCGGAAGATTTCAGCATCCTTTTAAGTCCTTCCCAAACAAATGGCTGCATTAATACCTTTGAAGCATCTAATATCAGATATCCTCCATTCGCTTTATGCAATGCTCCAGCTTTGATCAGATTGAAATCGGTTACAAGTGCGCCCATTTGTGCCATGTGCTCGATTTCACCAAATAAATTTGTGTAGGTTGGATTATTCTCATAAACGATGGGTGCACCCTCTACATCCTTATGTGCTACGATGACATTGACATTGTATCTGTTAAAAATACCACTTTGTTTGGCATAGTTCATTCCCATAGTTGCAAGATTGTTTTGAGCAGAAATTAAAAAATCTTGTGAATTATCTATAATGTCTTCTTCAACATTCTCTAAATAGGCTACGACTTTTTCATAATCTTGATACTTGCCCTTTAATTCATCAATACTTGCATCTACAGCTTTTTTTGTCATTTTTCTTTCAAGTTCTCGAATCTCTTTTTGCTGTATTTTACTCTCTATCACAATATCTTGAACGATATTTTCCAGTTCATTCCTAAATGTAAGTATTTTCTCCTGTATATGCTCTTTATCTTGCGTACTGAGTGCTTGATATTCTTCTTTCCCAAGTACTTTTCCATCATCGCTCATAGGTGAAAGTGTATAGCCTGCTGGAGTGTAGTTGATATAAATATCATTCTTTTTGGCTCTCTCTTTCAATTCTAGGAGAGATTTCTCTTTAGCCTCGGTCAGTTTATCTATAATTGCCTGTTTTTGTATACGATACTCTTCACTTTCAAATATAGAGGGAATGACAGTTTGTAATTCTTCTATAAGCTCTAGCATATCCTTTCTAAGCTGTACGCCCATAGAAGCTTCAAGCTTAAGATAGATCGGTTTTCTAGGGTCTTCGAAATTATTGACATAACACCAGTCACCTGGTTTCTTTTCATCTTTTGCCTTACTCTGGATAAACTTTTCTACCACTGTATGTTTTCCGCTGCCAAGTTTTCCCATCGCATAAAGATTGTATCCCTCTTTTTTGATACCTATACCAAAACTGATGGCTTTAAGTGCTCTGCGCTGCCCTATGATCTCATCAAGTTCTTCAAGCTCATCTGTTGTTTTAAAATCAAACAACGCTAAATCACAATGGTTATAAAGTTTTTCAGTACTAAGTGGTTTCATCATAGTGTATCTCCAAATTCTGTACAATGGTACAGGATATCTTTTAACATATGGTAGTCCATTTTGTGTGCATTAGCTACAGCCTCGTCAGTCACAAATCCACCTGCAACATTAACACCGCTGTATATGGCTTCATCTTTTAAACATGCATTCTTCCACCCCATATCTGCCATCTTCTTTATATAGGGTATCGTTGCATTTGACAATGCTTGAGTGGCAGTTAGAGGATAATCCCCAGGTATATTGGCTACACAATAGTGGAGCACACCATCAACTTCAAAAACAGGGTCATCATGGGTTGTAGGTCTGGAAGTCTCTATACATCCTCCCTGATCAATAGCAACATCAACCAACACTGCTCCTTTTTTACAGTAAGAAAGCATTTTTTTAGTAATGAGTTGCGGTGTTTTTTCACCAGTGACATAAACAGCACAAATAACAATGTCTACTAAAGGCAAGACCTTTTCCATATTATAAGCATTGGAGTAAAGGGTTGAGACATTTGCACTCATAGACTCTTCAATCGATTTCATACTATGTGGATTTCTTCCCATCACTATAACATCCGCACCCATTCCTGATGCAATTTTGGTTGCATTTTTTGCTACAGTCCCACTACCGATGACCAAAACTTTGGAAGGAAGTATACCGGTTGAACCGCCTATCAATGTACCCATTCCCTTATTATGCATTGAAAGAAAATAACTTGCAACCATGGGAGCGACTCTGCCCGCTATTTGACTCATGGGTGAAAGTAGAGGCAATCTTCCATTATCTTCAACTGTTTCATAGCCTATGGCTGTCACTTTTTTTTCAAGCAGTATCTCTGTTAACTTTTTATTGGGAGCAAGATGTAGAAAGGTAAAGAGTATTTGTCCAGATTTTAAAAGATCATACTCCTCTGGCAGGGGCTCTTTCACTTTAACGATCATTTCACAGTTCTCAAATATCTCTTTGGAATCTTCAAGGATCACAGCACCGGCTTGTTTATACTCGCTATTAGGAAATCCGCTTTTCTCTCCAGCATTCTTTTGTATATAGACATCATGTCCACTTTCTACAAGTAACCTTACACCAGAGGGGATCATCCCTACTCTATATTCCTTACTCTTCATCTCTTTTGGAATACCAATTTTCATTTGAAAATTTCCCTTCTCTCTAATGTAAATTCACTTAAATATTTTTTTCATATACACTTAACATGAGACAAAATAAAACAATCACTATTTATGATGCAATTCTTTAATTTTATACTAAACCTTGGTTCTAGCAATAGGGTTGATTCTTAAGCGCTCCTCAGGTATCGGTTTTGCACTTTCTTCACAAATTCCGAAAGTTCCATTTTTTATTTTTCCAAGTGCATGGAGCGTCTCTTTCAGCTCATTTTCCTGCTGATCTAAAAGAGTATTGTCTTTACTGCTGAGACTTTGAAGTGATGCAAGATCTTCCATATCATTAATCCCATCATCAGTTCCGACACTCTCAAGCTCTGATCGAAGCTGTTCAATATTACTTTCAATATGTGCTAATTTCTCTTTTAATATTTTCTCAAATTCATTAAAGTCCAGATCATCTCTCTTTTTCATACTCTACTCCTTAGTTTAAATATACAATTCTATCATGGTGTGGTTCTACGGTACATATATCAAGATATCTTTTGAAGTTTCTCTTAAAATATAATTTGCCACACTTCCCAATAAAGCATTCAATCCTACTGTACCGCGAGATCCGACGACTACAAGGTCATACGACCCCTCCTTGATATAATTGACCAGTGTCTCTTTCGTATAGAGTTCACCATCGATCACTTTACCCTTTTTGACAGATACATCTTCCATAAATTTTTTTAAATCACTTTTGGCACAAGATTTTGCGACTTCATTATATTGTGATAGATCACGACCTACTACAGCATAAGGTCCTTCCATATAGATGGTATCAAAAGCATTGACTACATTTATTTTTGCACTTGGAAAGATATCTTTTGCAAATAAAATACTTTGCTTTGATTGCATTCCGAAGTCTGTTGGTGCTATGATGTTATTATAGGGGGTTTTTGCACTGTTTTTAACGATCAACACAGGCAAATGACTTAGATGTGCTACTTTTTGTGCTGTCGTACCTAAGAAACCTTTTTTCCCTTTTGCCTTACTATGCGCACCTATGACGATCATATCAGTTTGATTTAATTTTGATTCATAGAGTATGATATCTTCTGCATTACCTTCTTTTACAAAGACAAAGCAGTTGACTTTAAACTCTCGGTTCAATGTCTTGATCTTTTTTTCTATATTTTGAGTGATACCCTCTTTATCTATATCAATATCTTGACCACCAAAATAACTTGGTACTCCAACCCAAGGTGTACGTACAGCATGAACAATAAACAGATCAGCTTTGTGTTCATTGGCTATACTTAAAGCTCTTTTTAAAACATTATTTGATTTCTCAGTAACATCTAACCCTACCAGTACTCTTTTTAATTCTTTCATGATATACACCTCTTTCTAAAGTTTTAAAACATACATTGTATGTAACTATTTATATTCTACTATTAAAAAACTTAATAAAGCAACTCAAACATATTAATGAAATTGTTAAAATAAAGAGTGTAAAATAGATTATATTTGAAATAAATATGTGCTAGATCTTAGTCATAAAAAGAGGTTGAACATCAATTTTCATACTAAAACGATTGAACAGACATTTTCAATTTTAGAATCCACTCATTCTGGCTTGACAGGGGATACAGTCCTTGAGCGTCAGGAAAAATATGGTCTAAATATTTTACCTTCAAAGCCTGACATGTCACTCTTAGGACATTTTCTCCAACAATTTAAGAGTCCGATCATCTATGTTTTGCTTATAGCAACATTCATGGCACTCATTATCCAAGAGTATACAGATGCAGGTTTTATACTACTTGTTTTACTTCTTAATGCAGTTATTGGAACCTATCAAGAGTATTCTGCATCGCAAAAAGCAAAACATCTGCAAAATCTTATCAAAACCAGTGTCATGGTGCTAAGAGATGGTGAGATACAGGAAGTGGATAGCCGACAAATTGTTACAGGGGATATACTGATCTTTGAACCTGGTACCAAAGTGGGTGCTGATGTCAGAATGGTTGAGACTAACAACCTCATGGTAGATGAATCATTACTTACAGGAGAATCCATTGATGTGAATAAAGATGCACTCTTTGTCAGCGCTAATGAAGATCTTCTCATTCCAGAGCGAAAAAATATGCTCTTTGCAGGTACCTATATTTCCAGTGGTAGAGGGATGGGTGTTGTGACAGCTATAGGTCAAGATACCGAAGCCGGTAAGATAGCGCAGTTGCTTAGTAAAAAAAGTAAAGCCAAAATACCTTTGGTTGAAAAAATGGAAAAGCTCTCTTTTACTATTTCTATTGCCATAGCTATTATGGTAGTAGTACTTTTTACAGTAGGTTTACTCAAAGGGATGGAGTTTTATGCACTCTTTCTTTTTTCCGTTGCCCTTGCGGTTTCTACCATACCTGAAGGTCTGCCTGTAGCCATTACTGTGGCTTTGACATCCGCTTCTTTATCCATGTCTAAAAAAAATGTCATTATACGTAAATTAGCTGCCATAGAGGGACTGGGTGCCTGTACACTGATAGCCAGTGATAAAACAGGAACACTCACACAAAACAGGCTCAGTGTGGAGTACTTCATCTCACAAAGTCAAGTCTATGACACCAATACATTACATGAAGCCCATGATAAAGTCTATCTCGCTTCTATTCTCTGTAATGAAATACGTTATGATTTTTCTCAAGAAGGCAAGGTTGATTTTTTGGGTGATCAGGTAGATATCGCCTTGGCACAGTTTGCTGCAAATGCAGATGAATCTTACATAACAAGTGCAAGATCATACAGAAAAATAGATGAGATACCTTATGAACCTATCAACCGTTTTTCTGCAGTGATGATGGAACTTGATGATACGATTTTTCAATTTAGCAAAGGTTCGCCTGAAACAGTACTTGAACACTGTAATATCACACAAGAAGAGAAAAAAGATATCTTATCAGAGGTAGATGCATGGGCCCTTAAAGGATACAGAACGATTGCACTTGCATATAAAGAGTCATCAGATGAATCTTCTATTAACCTGAAAAATTTTACCTATCTTGGCTTTGTTGCCATTATTGATCCTGTGAGAGAAGAGAGTCCCGAAGCTATTAAAAAAGCTCAAGAAGCGGGTATCAAAGTAGTCATGGTCACAGGAGATCATCCCAATACAGCACTAAGCATTGCACAAGAGCTTGGCATTGCCGCTTCTCATGAAGAAGTTATGAGCGAAAAAGAGTTACGAACATGGGAAGACAATGGCTCCAAAGCAGAAGATCTAAAAGATAAAAGCGTTTTTTCCCGTGTTACACCCGCACAAAAAATGAAGATCGTTATAGCGTATCAATCCCTTGGACACTATGTTGCAGTCACAGGAGACGGTGTCAATGATGCCCCTGCCCTTAGACATGCCAACATTGGTGTTGCAATGGGTGAAAGTGGTACAGATATTGCCAAAGCGTCCAGTGATCTTATTTTAACGGATGATAACTTTGCTTCTATCGTTAATGGAATCGAAGAAGGAAGACGAGCACATGATAACATCCGGAAAGTGATCTATCTGCTGATATCAACGGGGTTTTCAGAATTGGTCCTGGTGATGCTTTCTTTTATTACAGGAATGCCTTTACCTCTGCTTCCTGTACAACTTTTATGGCTCAATCTTGTGACCAATGGAATAGAAGATGTGATACTTGGATTGGAAAAAGCTGAACCAGGACTCTTGCAAAGAAAACCTAGGTCACCTAAAGAACCTATCTTTAACCGGCTCATGCTTAGACGTATCTTTGTTGGTGGTCTCTATATAGGTATCACCTCTTTTGTACTTTTTTATTTTTTACTACAAGGTGGAGAGAGTGTAGAGAGTGCAAGGAACATTATTTTGCTTCTTATGGTTCTATTTGAAAATGTACATGTCTTTAATGCCAGAACCGAGATTAATTTTCTACATAAAATTGGCTATAGAAGTAGTATGTTTTTGATTTTATGGGTTATCTTTACACAGCTTTTACATATAGCCTGTATGCACATACCGTTTATGCAAAACGTACTCTCTACACAACCTGTCTCGTTTGATCTATGGCTGGAACTTGCAATCATTGCTATAGGATTGGTTATTGTAATGGAAGCTGATAAGTGGTTGATGTTAAAAAAGAGATATGCATAATCTATTGATGCAATTTCTTTTTCAATTTTACCTACTTTTCCAGAAATACTCACCCCACTTACGTATTTCGATCATAGTAAATACCCATAGTGCCATTATCCCTATTATCATTAATGAATCAGAATTTAGTGGCAGTGTGTGAAATACTTCTGAAAGCAGATAAATAGCACATAGCTGTAGGATGATTCCTATACTTATACCGTAAAAAATATACGGGTTGATCTGTAGTGATTTTTTAATATTTTTCAAAAAAGGTTCATGCTCCTTGAGTGACTGCAGACCATTCATCCATGTGGCCATAATGAAAGCTGTGAAAATTGTGGAGACTGCATACTCTTTTGTGTAGTGCTCCAGCATCCAAATATATAAAAAGAGTGCACCCAGACTGATGACAAAAACAACATAAAGTACACGTAAAAGCTGTACTTTATCTAAAAATTGTTCATGTAGTTTGCTTGGGGCCCTATTCATCACATCCTCTTCATCTTTTAAAAAAGGAAATGTTTTATCCAAAGCACTATTGGCAACGAGATTGATCCATAAAATTTGTATAGGATAAAGTGGTAACGGTAACGCCATCAAAATAGCACCTGTAATGAGAATCACTTCATCCAAAGATGTAGAGAGTAGAAAATAGATCGTTTTTCGGATATTATTGGCAATAGAACGTCCCTGTTTTATCGCTTCAACAATAACAGAAAGATTATTATCTGCAAGTACCATATTTGCAGTAGATTTTGCCGCGTCTGTTCCCTCTCCCATAGCTATTCCTAAATCAGCAGCCCTGAGTGCAGGTACATCATTGACACCGTCTCCTGTGACTGCAACGATCTCTCCTTGTTTTTGAAGTGCCTTGACGATGCGGTACTTGTGCTCAGGAAGTACTCTTGCCCACACAGTGACCTTTGGCAAGATTCTTTCAAGTGTTTCATTATCCATGTCGTTGAGTTCTTTACCCGTAACAACTAAATCTCCCTCTTTGTAAATATTGACAGATTTAGCAATAGCAGCGGCAGTTAGTGCATTATCCCCTGTGATCATCATAACTTTGACTCCTGCTTTTTGTGCTATATGTACTGCCTCTAGAACACCTTCTTTAGGAGGATCTATAAACCCTACCAGTCCAACGATTTCAATTTGCCATTTTTCTATATCATCCGTCGTATGTTCTCCCATACCTAAGGCTATCACCCTTAAACCGTTCGAAGCCAGTCTATCATGCTCTTTTTCAAGTATGCTAAAATCATCCTGATTCGTAGCAAACTGCTTGAGAGATTCAAAGGCACCTTTGACAAAAACTTTATGCTCTTTCTCGATCATATTTGAACTTGCCATCAATCTATGCTTGGAATCGAAAGGATAGAGGTTGACTCGCGGGTATTTCTCACGTATATCTTCATACGCATTACCGACCCAGAGTGCAAGGGCTGTATCAACAGGATCACCCTTGCCTTCTATAGATTCATTCGCAAGTGCTGAAACGGTTTGAGAAAAAGTATCATGGAGTGAAAAGACTTCTTCTACTTTAAGATTACCCTGCGTGATGGTCCCAGTTTTATCTGAAGCGATAACTGTAGTACTGCCTAAAGTTTCAACCGAGGGTAAATGACGTATGTAGACTTTTCTCACACTCAGTGCCATAGCCCCTATAGTAAGGACCAACGTGATGACAATAGGCAAACCTTCTGGTACAGAAGCAACCAGCAAAGCGATGACCAGATAAGTGACTTCAACGATCTCTCTACCTTCAAAAAAGGAGAGCATAGCAATGATAAAGATCATGATAAATACAACAACCATATGTTTTTTAATAAAAACTTCCAATGCTTTGCTCAATGGTGTCTCACGGGACTCCTCTTCAGCTTTAGTAGAAATAGATGCCAAGTACGTTTTTTGTCCGGTAAATACGACAAAACCTTCTGCATTTCCTTTGGTTACTGTAGTGCCTGAGAGTGCCATATTATCCATTTCATAGGGAAGCGTCTCTTTGGGCAAAGTGAGTTTTGCATCTTTTTCCACAGGTATAGACTCTCCTGTAAGGATCGATTCATCGATGACACATCCATTGGTATCAAACAGACGTATATCCGCAGGTACTATATCTCCTTCTGACAGGATAATCACATCTCCGGGAACAAGTTCAGAGGAAGAGATCTCAACTACCTTATTATCACGTTTGACCTTTGTTTTGCTTTCTGTAAGTTTTTTTAGTGCTTTAATGGAACTAAGCGCTTTAAGCTCCTGCCAAAACCCTATAAGTGCATTAAGCAAAAGTATAATCAGTATCAGCACACCTTCATGTATATTTCCTAAAAAAAGAGAAAGCATTACTGCTATTACCAGTACATAGACCAAAGGACTTTTGAACTGTAAAAGAAAGAGTATAAAAAGATTATGTTTTTTTTCTTTTATCTCATTCAAACCATAAATGGAAAGATTTTTTTTTGCGTCATCTGTGCTTAAACCTTCTTTGGAAATTTCCATTTTTTGGGCTAAGGACTCAATCGTTTCAAAATGGGGATACTCTGGAATAGTCATTGGTTCTTCCTGTATTTCATCTACATTAGTGTAACATATTTTATTTGTAATAATTATCTAAGAAAGTTACTGTAAACTATTACATATGCTGAACGGAGAGATACTATGCGAATTGTAATCATAGGCGGTGGAATCGCTGCAGCTTACATGGCCAACTCGATTTTAGAGCAGGCTTCTGAGCATGAGGTGTTGATCGTATCAAAAGAATCAAACCCTCCCTATGATCGTATCCATCTGTGCTCTCTGATCAAAGGTACATCGCATATTAATGATATTGCCTTGCCTCTTCCTCCCGGTGTCAAACTTGAACTTGATTCTGAAGTGATCAAAATAGACAAGGATGCCAAACGGATCTACACAAAGAATTCGAGTTTCCGCTATGATATCCTCATCATCGCAACCGGTTCTGATCCTAAAACACTCTTTGATATAAAGGGTATAAAAAATGCAAGGACCTTTAGAAGTGCTGCTGACAGTGAATGTATAGCTGAATGCAGCAAGGGCAAAAATGTTGTCATGATGGGAGTTGGTCCTATTGGGCTGGAACTTCTAGACACGCTTTGCGGATTGGATGGGCCTGAGAAGATCTATCTTGTCTCACGAGGTATGCATCTTTATGATAAAGCACTCAGCCCTGTTGCCGTAGAGATGATGAAGAGTATTTATGAAGAGAGTGACTCCCGTGTTCAGATATTGCTGGAAGAGGAGATCCTCGATAAGAAGATCGAAGGTGATGAGATCACACAGATCATCATGAAGTCACACACTATAAATAATCCTTTTGTTATTTTTGGAGTGGGGATCTCGCCGAGTACTGAGTGTGCTAAGGGGACCCTTGATATAGACAAAGGCATCCTTGTGGATGAACATATGCGTACCTCAGATCCGTATATATATGCCGTTGGTGAAGTCGCACAGATGCCGGATGGTTTTATTGCCGGAAGGGTCAGAGAATGTACCCTTCAGGCAGATGCCGCTATATCTTCGATTTTAGGGATAGAAGGTGAGGGTTTTAAAGAGTTTGTTACGGTTGACGGACTCAAAGTCGGTTCTTTTTTGCTTGCAGACGTCACCTCGACACTTTATGATCCTAAAGATAAAGCGAATGAAGATATTGTTCTTTCATCAAAGCAAGAAAAACGTATTGATCAATATATTATTAATAAAGATAGGCTGGTCCGTTTTATTGGCATAAATACAAACGTTGATGTAATAGAGTTAAAAAAAATGATGGAAGAGGACAAAAAGATTGATACCTCTTCTTTTTACTCCAATCGTCTTGTCAGTGAGCGCGGTAGACTTATCTGCAGCTGTGCAAGCGGCTATAAGAACGACCTTGTTGATATTATCAAGACCAACTGTGTTGAGAGTTTTGCAGAACTTAAGCCCTTTAGTGAGGCCGGCCGGATCTGCGGACGTTGTAAAAAAGACGTGGAGCAGTTGATCATAGATACTCCGGTCGATCCCGAAGAGGCACGACGTATCAAGGCAGAACGAGAAGAGCAGGAAAAGGCAAAAGAATTAGAAAAAGTCCAGCGGCGCATTGACAAATATAATGCCTTGCATCCAAAGAACCAGATAGAGGGGGAGAATCTTGAAGAAGCAATAAAAGCCTTTGATTTGAAAAAGGAATACAATAG contains:
- a CDS encoding S9 family peptidase produces the protein MKVSLFAIAKVILLGLLSIFLILFLVFGSWVLWERNRDALAGIDFYSGKVELSHDIRYNLTLDEIPERTYRHIVLTTEYLGNIKAIISEPTVIPKEGIPVVIILGGLEVDADIFRLIHDPGENIYVIFKYPYTPEYWYEGTPIVEIPVIRKSMLNVPAQVVALHKWVSKQPWTEKGRVTFAGFSFGAMFLPAIYHLADSHDEVLNPGVIAYAGADISDLLYMNMDKIDSPWRSIAALLGETAIYSIEPVRHLPYMNNEFLLINGTRDDQVSRYSWEKLHRMVPQPKTVVILDEGHMHPRKPELTKKLVKISREWLRERGLIN
- a CDS encoding DUF503 family protein, which codes for MIICSCILHLELPYVQSLKGRRSVTNSMKEKLKAFNLSVMDISGEYAKEADIAFVFLSPNSLKSTQYREKIEQMLERNFSEYHFELEYEEI
- a CDS encoding Lon protease family protein, translating into MMKPLSTEKLYNHCDLALFDFKTTDELEELDEIIGQRRALKAISFGIGIKKEGYNLYAMGKLGSGKHTVVEKFIQSKAKDEKKPGDWCYVNNFEDPRKPIYLKLEASMGVQLRKDMLELIEELQTVIPSIFESEEYRIQKQAIIDKLTEAKEKSLLELKERAKKNDIYINYTPAGYTLSPMSDDGKVLGKEEYQALSTQDKEHIQEKILTFRNELENIVQDIVIESKIQQKEIRELERKMTKKAVDASIDELKGKYQDYEKVVAYLENVEEDIIDNSQDFLISAQNNLATMGMNYAKQSGIFNRYNVNVIVAHKDVEGAPIVYENNPTYTNLFGEIEHMAQMGALVTDFNLIKAGALHKANGGYLILDASKVLMQPFVWEGLKRMLKSSEIRIEPLARSLSLISTLSLEPETIELDIKIVLIGDRLLYYLLYNYDPEFRELFKINADFENETDRNDDNIQLYARMIGMIARDNGLLPLDKQAVGKVIEYSSRMAEDSQKLTTHLAGLSDLIHEADFIASQEHMDHISKVQIDQAIMEKIERSDRIKDKMYEAIQRGTILIKTEGSAIGQINGVAVLDLGNFSFGNPSKITALTRLGKGGVINIEREAKLSGPTHDKGMMILSSYLAATYAKDFPLSITATLVFEQSYGRIDGDSASCAELFALLSSLSDVALDQSIAVTGSVNQNGQVQAVGGINEKIEGIYDICSLVNGQKTHGIIIPASNVKHLMLKEEVLEAVKNDTFKIYAIESVNEGLEILTGKVSGTKDANGHFPKESINYLVEEKLKLFANKSKQKKI
- the ald gene encoding alanine dehydrogenase, producing the protein MKIGIPKEMKSKEYRVGMIPSGVRLLVESGHDVYIQKNAGEKSGFPNSEYKQAGAVILEDSKEIFENCEMIVKVKEPLPEEYDLLKSGQILFTFLHLAPNKKLTEILLEKKVTAIGYETVEDNGRLPLLSPMSQIAGRVAPMVASYFLSMHNKGMGTLIGGSTGILPSKVLVIGSGTVAKNATKIASGMGADVIVMGRNPHSMKSIEESMSANVSTLYSNAYNMEKVLPLVDIVICAVYVTGEKTPQLITKKMLSYCKKGAVLVDVAIDQGGCIETSRPTTHDDPVFEVDGVLHYCVANIPGDYPLTATQALSNATIPYIKKMADMGWKNACLKDEAIYSGVNVAGGFVTDEAVANAHKMDYHMLKDILYHCTEFGDTL
- a CDS encoding universal stress protein produces the protein MKELKRVLVGLDVTEKSNNVLKRALSIANEHKADLFIVHAVRTPWVGVPSYFGGQDIDIDKEGITQNIEKKIKTLNREFKVNCFVFVKEGNAEDIILYESKLNQTDMIVIGAHSKAKGKKGFLGTTAQKVAHLSHLPVLIVKNSAKTPYNNIIAPTDFGMQSKQSILFAKDIFPSAKINVVNAFDTIYMEGPYAVVGRDLSQYNEVAKSCAKSDLKKFMEDVSVKKGKVIDGELYTKETLVNYIKEGSYDLVVVGSRGTVGLNALLGSVANYILRETSKDILIYVP